The DNA region AAGGTGGAAAGGGAAACCTTGCGAAGTTGGTCCCCTCGCAAGATACATAATTGTCTATACTTGGGACCCCTCCACCTGGCCAAAGGAAGCAAGGGGAATAGGGCTTACAGAGGCACCAAGAGGTGCATTGGGACACTGGGTAATAATAAAGGATGGGAAGATTGCCAACTACCAATGTGTTGTGCCTACAACGTGGAATGGCAGTCCAGGGGACCCAATGGGTGGTCAAGGAGCCTTTGAGGAGTGTATGAAAGATACACCTGTGAGAGTAGTAGATAAACCCCTGGAAGTATTGAGAGGTATACACTCCTTTGACCCATGCTTGGCGTGTTCCACGCACATTTACAATGCAAAGGGAGAGGAAATAACCAGCGTAAAAGTTCAAGGTAGCGTGCCAATCTGTTATACAGGAGGATGAGTCATGAGGGAAGAGGTCGTAAAAAGAATCTATATATTCAGTCCGTCCCTACGCATATGGCATTGGGTAAATGCTGTATGTATAGTGGTCTTGTTCCTAACCGGTTTGTACATAGGTAACCCATTTTTCATAGGCTCACAAGGGCTTGAAGCAACTTATGCCTACGCCCACAGTCTAACAATGGATTTTATAAGGTTCATACACTTCTCTGGGGTAGGAGAAATGGTTCTTCACTATCTCCTTATCAAGCCTGGACACAGAACCTACATAAGGAATCCATTGGCAAGGCTTGTTTACTTTTTGCTATACTTGGTCCTTATCTTTATGGTAATAACTGGCTTTGCTATGTATGGTCTTTCGGATCCAGGGGGCTTTTGGGCAAAGATGTTTGGTTGGATAGTTCCTATGTTGGGAGGAGAATTCTCGGTTCACATGTGGCATCACTGGTTTGCTTGGCTTGTTATATTCTTCGTGATTGTTCATGTGTATCTTGTTGTAAGGTATGATGTGATAGAGAAGGAAGGAGAAGTGTCTTCCATGTTTAACGGTATGAAAACTTTCAAGGAAACACCCGTGGATGTGGAGGATGTAGCTTGAGCATCCTTATTCTAGGAGTAGGAAACATACTGCTATCGGATGAAGGCTTAGGAGTAAGGGCTGTAGAAAAGCTCAAGGAAGGTTACATTTTTCCAGAGAACGTAAAACTCTTAGACGGGGGCACGCTTGGTATAGACCTGCTCTATTTTCTAGAAGGTGCAGAAAGGCTCATAATAGTGGATGCAGTAATGGGTGGGGGTCCTCCTGGAACCCTCTATAAATTTTCCGGGGACGAAGTAAAAGCCTACTTTAGAGGAAAGGTATCAGCCCATGAACTTGGTATTCAAGAGGTTTTGGGTATAGCTCAGCTAACCGGCAAGTATCCTAAAGAAGTGGTGGTCATAGGTATGGAACCAGAAAGTTTAGAAATTTCTTTGGAACTTTCACAAACCGTGAGAAATAGTTTAGAAAAGTTAGTAAAATTAATCATAGAGCAACTCAAAGATTGGCAAACAGAGGTTAAACATGTTGATGAACGCACCCGCAATACTGCATGAGATCTTGCAGGCGTTAAAGGACTTTTACAACAAAGGGGAAAGACATGTAATCTATATAAACAAATTACCCCTTACTGAAGAGGATAAGCATGTTATACTGGATGTGCTGAGAGACGGTCAAGTTAAGATTTCTTTCAAGTCCGCAACCCAAAAGGTAGAGTGGAGGGAAACAGGCATAAGTGGTGTTTGGATTGGAGTATTTTTTGACAGAGATGAAAAGCCAATTTTGGAAACAATAGAGATAACAGATTTTCCTATGCTCGCTGCCTGTCAGAGGGAAGACATAGAGGAAGCCATAAAGACCTTAGAGGATAGGCTCTCTTCCCTTGTATGATAAGATTTTCTTATGAACTTTTTCCTAATTTCTGTCTTTGGCAAGGATAGACCCGGAATAGTCTCTGAAGTTAGTAAAGTCCTCTACGATCTTGGTTTAAACATAGAGGATTCTTCTATGACCCGGCTAAAGGGTGAATTTACCATCATGTTGGTAGTCAGTCATCCAGGAAACCTTGAAGAGGAAAGCATACTATCTGCCTTAAAGGATGTGGGGGAAAGGCTTAATCTTTCTATAATTTGTAAAAAATTGCCAGAGGATTGGGAAGAAGAATACAAAGGGAAAGAAATATACAGGATAGTGGTATCCGGTGCGGACAAGCCCGGCATAGTGTACAGCGTATCTAACCTTCTGTCTAAAAACGGTATAAACATCTCAGACCTAAGGACCGAGAAGAGAGGTAGCTTGTATCTAATGTATATAGAGGCTGAATCTCAAGAAGATAAGTTTGAGGATCTAAAAAGAGGCTTAGAAAGGCTAAAAAAGGAACTGGGTGTGGATATATCTATAGAAAGGGACGAAGAAGCGGTCTTATGAAAAAACTTGAAATACTCACCTATCCGGATGAGAGGTTAAAGATACCATCCGTTGAAGTAGTAGATTTTGGAAGTGATCTGAGAGAGTTTGTTGAGGAGCTTAGATACGTAATGACTAACTCACCTGCCTGCGTGGGCATAGCTGCACCTCAGGTGGACGTGCACAAAAGGATCATTCTCGTTGATACTTCTCAGTCAAAACATAGAGAAAACAAAGTCAGTCACGGTTTTATGGTTCTGATAAACCCAAGGATAGTAAAGTTTGAAGGTGAGATAATAGTTAGAGAAGGCTGTTTAAGTGTCCCAGATTTCACGGGCAACGTCAAAAGATACTACTGGATTGAGGTGGAAGCCTTTGACCTAAGGGGAAATCGTTTTGTTTTTGACACGGAGGGCTTTGAAGCGGTTGTTATACAACACGAGATAGACCATCTGGATGGTAAACTCTTCATAGAAAGAGTCGCATCACCAAAAGATATATCTAAAAGAAAGGTTTACAGGTAGTTTATAATTCATACTTATGGAGTGGAAGCATGTAGTGGTTTTCATAACCACTCCTACGAACAAGGGGTGGGATATAGGAAATTACATAGTGGAGCAGAAGTTGGGTGCTTGCGTAAATGTAATACCAGAGGTAAGCTCGGTTTATTGGTGGAAGGGAAATATAGAAAAGGATAAGGAAAATCTTTTAGTCGTGAAAACCTCCATGGAAAAGCTTGAAAAGTTGATACATGAAGTTAAAAAAATCCATCCTTACACTGTGCCTGAGATAATAGCCTTACCTATAGTGGGGGGGAACGAAGATTACCTCAAGTGGATAGACGATTCCCTTGGGCAATAAAAAGGAAGTTTCTCAGAAGATCTAAGCCTGCCTCTGAAAGCACAGACTCAGGATGGAACTGCACACCAAAAACAGGATAATCCGTATGCTGCACGCCCATCACTTCTCCATCCTCAGACCAAGCGGTTACCTTTATAAAGGCTGGTAAAGTGTTTTTGTCTATCACTAAGGAATGATATCTCACTGCAGTAAATGGATTGGGCAATCCAGAGAATATTCCTTCTCCAGTGTGTGTTATTAGGGATGTTTTGCCGTGCATCAACCTTTTGGCTCTTACGATTTTTGCCCCAAAGGCATAACCTATAGACTGATGCCCTAAGCATACGCCCAGTATAGGATAGTCCTTATGTAGTTCTCTGATCACTTCTACAGAGATACCCGCTTCCTTTGGCGTGCAAGGTCCTGGAGAGATAACTATAGCCTCTGGGTCTATAGCCCTTATCTGGTCCAGCCCTATCTCATCGTTTTTTTTAACGATAACATCCGAACCAAGTATTTGAAAATACTGCACCAAGTTATAAGTAAAAGAATCGTAATTATCTATCATCAAAATCTTCATCCGATTATTTCCTCCACTCTTTTCTTAACTTCCTCTATTATCCAGTCTGGAGTTGAGGCACCTGCGGTTATGCCTACAGTCTCTGCACCAGAAAACCAAGCTGGATCTAACTCTTGAGCTGTCTCTACGTGGTAGCTACGTGGATTTAAAGAACGAGATATTTCATAAAGCCTTCTTGTATTTCCGCTGTTTTTACCACCTACTATGATCATTACATCCACCTTTGGTGCAAGTTCATAAACATCTTCCTGCCTTTCCGAAGTAGCGTTGCATATTGTGTTTATCACTTTAACTTCCTTCGCCCAAAGGGCTAGCTCGCCCACTGCTTCTTTGAAGAACTGCTCATTCTGAGTAGTCTGTGCAACTATACCTATTTTTTCTAGATGCTTTACCTTCTCCAAATCCTCTTTTGTTTCTACTACGACACCCTCTCCACCTGCCTTTTTTAGATAACCCAACGTGCCTATAACCTCTGGATGGTTTTTCTCTCCCAGTATAACAACAAAGTATCCTTCAGCAACCAATTTCTCTACAGCCTGATGGACTGCCTTCACGTAGGGACATGTAGCATCTACCACTCTCAAACCCTTACTGACATACTCCTCTTCCTTATTTGGGGGGATTCCGTGGGAACGTATTATTACAGTGTCTCCAGGGCGTATATTTTCTTCGGTTTCCAATACTTCCACCCCCTCTTTTCTTAGTCTCTCCACTTCCTGTGGGTTATGGATCAGAGGTCCTATAGACCATATTCTTTTACCTTTGTTCTCTTTTGAAGTTCTTTCCGCTATATTTATAGCCCTTTTTACTCCGAAACAAAACCCAGCATGCGGTGCAACGATTATCCTATCCATGTTCTAAAAATATAACCTCTATTTCTTTATAAATCGTGATTTCGCTCAAGCTTGTTTTACAGAGGAATGCCTTTACAGGAAAACCCATCTGGTAAAATAGCTTAACCGCTTCTGAAAATTTTCTATCCACTCCGTAGTTGGGTGAAAAAGCTTTAGCATCTTCCCTTTGGACTACAAAAACAAGCTCTGGATTTAGTCCATCTTTTGCAATCTCTATCAGTTTATAAATGTGCTTAGTCCCTCTCTCCGTGGGTGCGTCTGGGAATAATGCAATCCCGTGTTCTACCAGATTAACCGATTTTGTTTCTACTACTGTGGATGAATACATTAGATCAAATCGCTGATTACCAAAGACTGGCTCAAACTTGACAGGGAGATTCAAGAACTCTGCATAAAGTTTGGGTGCAATCGTTGAGTCAATGCATACCAAAGAATTTTCAGCTTTGACCAAAAAGATATCAAAGGGATATTTACCAGAAGCTTTTTCACGCAGAAAAACCTTTCTCCCAGCCCTTAGAAGCTCAGTTAAACGTCCTGTATTTCTTATGTGCACTAAGAGATTTTCTCCTTCTACCAATACCTCTCCGACGAACCTGTTTATTCTCTTTAGAAATATTGCTTCCTTTAGGGATGTAATTTTCATCTTTAAAAAGGCCCTACCGGGCGGTAGGGCAAACAAATTTGGGGAGGGAGGGGGAGGGAGTTTCTAACCTATATATTTCCCCAAATCTTCTAAGCTTCTATGGAATTAATTATATACAAAAAAATTTTTTTGTCAACCCGTGGGAGAGGCTGTTCGAAAAATCTTTCAGACAGTACTAAGTAATTGTAAGCGTGCAATTCAAACTTCAACTCAACAGTCTAGACAGAGAAAAGCTTTTTCAGCTAATGCGCAAGCAATCGTCCGCCATAAGGTCTGCTTATAAAATGCTGAAAAACAAAAACTCCCATAGCCAAATATACGACACGCTAACAAAACGATTTCTAGGCCTACCTACCAAATACATAGACTCTGCTATCTACAATTGAAACACTTTTTAAGGTAATACTTCCGAACATGAAGACTTCCATATTGACCGGCATAGTTTTGTCCTTTGCCCATACTATGGGAGAGTTTGGAGTTGTTCTGATGGTCGGAGGAAACATTCAGGGTGAGACGAGGGTAGTATCAATAGCTATCTACGATGCGGTGGAAGCTGTAGACTATCCTACAGCTCATTTATACGCTTCAATCCTTCTCCTGTTTTCTTTCTTATCCGGAGCCTTTTATGATAAAGTTCTAAGGCTAGAAAAAAGATACAAGGCAGCGGATAAGGCAAACAAAAATAAATAGATTACAGGTAGCCAAACGACAGAATCTTTTCTATCCCACAACCCCAAAATAGCAATTTGCGAGCACCCTCCAAAAATAGCTTGACAAATACACTAGATTGTGTTATATTAAAAACACTACTTGAGGGACGTCAAAAGTCCCTTGCGCAAAAAGACTTGACAAACCCGATAAAACACATTAAAATAATATACTTGCTTGAGGGGTTGATAAGATAGGCCCCTTGTAAAAGGACTTGACATCTTTTGTAAACAGATATATAATAATAAAAACTGTTTGCATAGAACCGAGGGGTGTAAGAAGCCCCTTGACATCTTGGCAACTGAATAGGGAGGAAGAACCCAAGGTTTTTGTGAAGAGTTTGATCCTGGCTCAGCGCGAACGCTGGCGGCGTGCCTAACACATGCAAGTCGTGCGGAGGGGTGATGAGCCCCTCAGCGGCAAACGGGTGAGTAACACGTGAGTAACCTGCCCTTGGGAAGGGGATAACCTTCCGA from Thermocrinis sp. includes:
- a CDS encoding cytochrome b/b6 domain-containing protein, which codes for MREEVVKRIYIFSPSLRIWHWVNAVCIVVLFLTGLYIGNPFFIGSQGLEATYAYAHSLTMDFIRFIHFSGVGEMVLHYLLIKPGHRTYIRNPLARLVYFLLYLVLIFMVITGFAMYGLSDPGGFWAKMFGWIVPMLGGEFSVHMWHHWFAWLVIFFVIVHVYLVVRYDVIEKEGEVSSMFNGMKTFKETPVDVEDVA
- a CDS encoding HyaD/HybD family hydrogenase maturation endopeptidase; translated protein: MSILILGVGNILLSDEGLGVRAVEKLKEGYIFPENVKLLDGGTLGIDLLYFLEGAERLIIVDAVMGGGPPGTLYKFSGDEVKAYFRGKVSAHELGIQEVLGIAQLTGKYPKEVVVIGMEPESLEISLELSQTVRNSLEKLVKLIIEQLKDWQTEVKHVDERTRNTA
- a CDS encoding hydrogenase expression/formation protein; this translates as MNAPAILHEILQALKDFYNKGERHVIYINKLPLTEEDKHVILDVLRDGQVKISFKSATQKVEWRETGISGVWIGVFFDRDEKPILETIEITDFPMLAACQREDIEEAIKTLEDRLSSLV
- a CDS encoding ACT domain-containing protein yields the protein MNFFLISVFGKDRPGIVSEVSKVLYDLGLNIEDSSMTRLKGEFTIMLVVSHPGNLEEESILSALKDVGERLNLSIICKKLPEDWEEEYKGKEIYRIVVSGADKPGIVYSVSNLLSKNGINISDLRTEKRGSLYLMYIEAESQEDKFEDLKRGLERLKKELGVDISIERDEEAVL
- the def gene encoding peptide deformylase, whose translation is MKKLEILTYPDERLKIPSVEVVDFGSDLREFVEELRYVMTNSPACVGIAAPQVDVHKRIILVDTSQSKHRENKVSHGFMVLINPRIVKFEGEIIVREGCLSVPDFTGNVKRYYWIEVEAFDLRGNRFVFDTEGFEAVVIQHEIDHLDGKLFIERVASPKDISKRKVYR
- the cutA gene encoding divalent-cation tolerance protein CutA — protein: MEWKHVVVFITTPTNKGWDIGNYIVEQKLGACVNVIPEVSSVYWWKGNIEKDKENLLVVKTSMEKLEKLIHEVKKIHPYTVPEIIALPIVGGNEDYLKWIDDSLGQ
- a CDS encoding aminodeoxychorismate/anthranilate synthase component II → MKILMIDNYDSFTYNLVQYFQILGSDVIVKKNDEIGLDQIRAIDPEAIVISPGPCTPKEAGISVEVIRELHKDYPILGVCLGHQSIGYAFGAKIVRAKRLMHGKTSLITHTGEGIFSGLPNPFTAVRYHSLVIDKNTLPAFIKVTAWSEDGEVMGVQHTDYPVFGVQFHPESVLSEAGLDLLRNFLFIAQGNRLST
- the ispH gene encoding 4-hydroxy-3-methylbut-2-enyl diphosphate reductase: MDRIIVAPHAGFCFGVKRAINIAERTSKENKGKRIWSIGPLIHNPQEVERLRKEGVEVLETEENIRPGDTVIIRSHGIPPNKEEEYVSKGLRVVDATCPYVKAVHQAVEKLVAEGYFVVILGEKNHPEVIGTLGYLKKAGGEGVVVETKEDLEKVKHLEKIGIVAQTTQNEQFFKEAVGELALWAKEVKVINTICNATSERQEDVYELAPKVDVMIIVGGKNSGNTRRLYEISRSLNPRSYHVETAQELDPAWFSGAETVGITAGASTPDWIIEEVKKRVEEIIG
- the sfsA gene encoding DNA/RNA nuclease SfsA translates to MKITSLKEAIFLKRINRFVGEVLVEGENLLVHIRNTGRLTELLRAGRKVFLREKASGKYPFDIFLVKAENSLVCIDSTIAPKLYAEFLNLPVKFEPVFGNQRFDLMYSSTVVETKSVNLVEHGIALFPDAPTERGTKHIYKLIEIAKDGLNPELVFVVQREDAKAFSPNYGVDRKFSEAVKLFYQMGFPVKAFLCKTSLSEITIYKEIEVIFLEHG